ACAGGTTCCAGTAGCTCAGGAACGCCAGCTCGTCGTCGGAGTGGTTCCATTCCGTCGCCAGATCGACGCCGGGCACGTGGCCGATCTCCCAGATCGGGATCATGATGTTGTCGAGGTAGCCGTGCTTCTCGAAAAGCTCGAAGGCCTTTTCTCGGTAGAGGTCCTTGCCCGTGAAATGCCAGGCCGTCTGGAGGAAGGCAATGATCTCGACCGAGTTGAGCCGGCGGTCGCCCACCTGGCGCGGAAACTGGTTGACGTATTCCGGATGCCATCGACCCCACAGCGTCGGCTTGCCGTCGTAGTCCACCAGGTACCAGTCGTTTCGCACGATGTGGTCCATGATGGCGTCGATCAGTGTCACCGCCCGGTCGCGCCAGGCCCTGTCCGGCACGATCTCGGCGAAGATCGCATACGCGAAGAAATGCCCGACGATCTCATCGCTGCTGGTGGTGGCTTTCCAGACCCAGTGAGCGTCGCTTGCCGGTTGCCATCGGCTCTTGTCGGCCACCTGATAGCCGGCGCGGTCGAACGAGCGGGCGGGGAAGCCCGCCATCGGCGTGATCTCGGTGAGCCGCTCCATCGCCTCGAACGACTCGTAGCAGTTGCGAAGCGCCTCGTCCGACCGGGTCGCCGCGTAGCGAAACAGCTCGCCCGCCAGGTACATCGACGTCCAGAGCCCGTCGTTGTCCTCGTCGATCAGCGTCCCGGTGGACTTCTCGCCCGGCTCGCTCATGACGAACGCGCTGTTGAAGCCGTAGCGGATGTGCCGCTGCCGCGTGAGCCGGTCGAAGTGCTCGGCCTTCTGCGCCAGCGTCATCGGCTCGAAGTGAATGATGCTCAGGCCCGTCTGCGAGAGCACCAGCACCGAACCGCCGGGGCCGGCGGCGATATCGACGACGCCGTCATCCACCAGCCACCGCTTCGATGCATAGTAGTCGATCGCGCCGTCAGCATTCACGGCGAACGCCCCTCGCGGCGTGCCGAACCACGTCTTGTCGCCGATGGGCGTGATGGAGCGAATCTCGGTGCAGGGCAGCTTCGTCTCGATTCCGGACCGCTGCTCGAACGACACCGGATCAAGACGTAGACAGCCATCTGATGTGCCAATGAGAAGGGCATCGTCCATCAGCCCAAGGCAGTTCATCTTCTCGTGCCGAAAGACAGCAGCTTTGTCTCCATCCGATGTCACGCGCCATAGCGTCGAGCCCGCGAGCATGAGGAAGTGCCGCCGCGATGGGTCGAATGTAAGCTGATTGATGCTGTCGCCGATGGGCAACTCAAGAGTCGTATTCTGTCCGTGAACGAGCGTGACACGTTCGCCGGCGGCGACGAGGAAGTCGAACTCCGCTCCCATCGCCAGTTGTGCGGCGTCGGGCCTCTTGTGGCGCACGAGGAATCGGCCCGCCCAGGCGTTGCTCAGGGCCGCCTCGTCCGTCAGGTAGACGAACTGGCCCTGGTGCACGTCAAAGTCTCTGATTTGCATATCGGCCAGCGGCCGATGGAGCCTGTCCGGCTTGAGCCAGCCTTCGTGTACCTGCAGAAGCCCCTTGTCCGAGAGCACCAGGATTCGCCCGTTGCGGTCGGCCCGGACCTTCATCATTCTGGCCCCATCCAGCTCGCGCGCGAGGGGGACCTTCTCGCTGTAGTCCTGGATGAAGGGCTGGTCGTGGTACACGATCCCGGCTTCCTTGGCGATGAGGAAGCCACCTGCCACCAGGACGATGCACTGAATCGCGATCGACTTCTTCATGCCGAGCCTCCGTTTCTGTCATCCGTTGCGCCTGCCTGGCCGCGTTATAGTGGCCCGCCCGGCAAATGGCAAGGCCCGGCTGCCAATGGGACGCAGGAATCACTGGCCAGGGGCGGGGCGATCCGGCATAATCGGTGCATGCCGTTCGATGTCCATCTGTCCAGGGCCGTATGGGCCCGTCTTCATGGGAGGCAATCGTGACCGGACGAACGATGGGGTCTGTTGTTGCGTTGTTGTTCGTTGCTTCGTTCTGTCGTGACGCAGCCGGGGCCGTTCGGGCCGGCGCCGCTCGCGTCGATATTACGCCGCCGACAGGTGTGTGGCTGTCGGGCTATGCGGCTCGCGACAAGCCGAGCGACGGCGTGCTCGACGAGCTATACGCCCGGGCGCTGGTCGTCGGCGACGGCAGCGATACGGTCGCCCTCGTGGCGGTCGATCTGCTGTGGGTTCCGCTGTACATGACGAGCCAGATTCGCGACAGGGTGACAAGCCGGACGGGCATCGCCGGCTCGAACGTGATGATCTGCGCCAGCCATACGCACTTCGGCCCGAGGATCTATCGCCAGACGAGGCTCGGACCCGACGCCGAGGACAACCGCGTCGACGACGCCTACGCACAGGTGCTCGCCAGGAAGATCGCCGACGCCGTCTTCCTCGCCCACAAGGACCTGCGCGAGGCTCGGCTGGGTTCCGGCCGGACCGAACTGGCCGAGGTCACCTACCACCGCCGCCCGAAGAACGCCGATGGGTCCGTCACGATGGCGTTCAGTCTGCCCGATGAGGTCCTCGCGACGCGACAGATCGTCCGCGAGCCGGACGGCGCGACGCGCGTGACGTTCCGCTATCCCGAAGGCCAGCCCCAACGGACATTCGGGCCCATCGATCCGGAGGTCTGGACGCTCCGCGTCGAAGACGCCGAGGGCAAGCTGCTCGCCTCGATGGTCAACTTCGCCTGCCACGCGGTCAGCGGCAGCGCCGATCCTAACGGCTTCTACTCGATCTCGGGCGACTATCCGGGCGAGACGGCCCGAGTGGTCGAGCGTATCGAGGGCGGCGTGTGTCTGTTCACGTCGGGCGCCGCCGGGGACATCGTCCCGCTGCGGCGGGGCCTTGCGGCGCGCCGTCAGATCGGTCGCGCCGTGGCCGGTGCGGCGGTGCGCGGGCTTCAGCTCGTGCCGATGTCGGATACGATCACCGTCGAGGCCCGGACGATGGCTGTCGAGCTACCCCTCAAGGAAGAACCAGCCGGCAATCGCATCGTCGAAACCGACGCAGACCAAGGGCTGCTCAAGACGGAAATCCAACTCCTGCGATTTGGTGACGTCTACCTGCTCGGCCTGCCGGGCGAGATCCTGGTTGAGATCGGTTTGGAGATCAAGAGGCGGTCGCCCGTCGAGCGGCTGATCGTCGCGTCGTTGAGCAATGACGTCATCGGCTACGTCTGCCACGCCGACGCCTACGACGAGGGCGGCTATGAACCCGTCGCCGGGAGCAACCTCGCCAAAGGCGCCGGCGAGCTTCTCATCGAGCGCGCCCTCGAACTGATCGACGCAATGCAGTCGCAGGCCAAAGCCGGCCGATAGCTCAGCTCACCGCGATCGGCTTGCTCGATTCCCACAGGCCGTGGATGTTGCAGTAGGCCAGCGCGTGCAGGACGCCCGGCTTGGCGATCTTCAGCGTCGCGGTCGCTTCGTGATGCGCGTAGACCGGGCCCTGGTTCGGCCCTTCGGCCGATTCGCCGTGTGCGTTGAACTCGATGTGGGCGACCTCGTGGGCGAACTTGCCGCCCTCGTCGTGGTAGTACAGGGTAATCCAGCGAATGTGATGCTCGGTCGTGTTCGGGTGGGCCACTTCCTTGCCCAGCGTGACCTTCACCTGGAAGATGTCATTGGCTTTGACCGATTCCGGGCACTCGATCACGGGCACGTGCTTTTCCTTTTTCCAGTCCGCTTTCTGGATGTGTTCGCCAAGATTCCCCATCGATTGATACTCCTTGCTTGTGGTTTCCGTTTCTATGGGCCGGGGCACAGCGTTCGGATGGGCTTTGAGCCCATGCTGTGGCTGCACCTCGCGCCAAGCCATATCGCACGCTGTACGCTCGTGCGTCGCTCAGGGTTTGCCGTTTCCCAGATACTTGGACACGATCTGGCTGTTCCATGCCAGTTGGGCCCCGGCGTCCTCACCGGCGGCGATCATCAGGGCCTCGGTGATCTCTTCCTTCGTGGCCCCGGCTTCGAGCGCGCCACGCACATGCTCCTCGGCATTGTACGCCGAGCGGGATGCGCACGCCATCACCAGCATCAGCAGCTCCTTCGTCTTTCTGTCGAGGACCCCGCCTTTCTGGCAGACCTGTCGAAACTCCACGAACGCCTGTCCGATCTCTGGGGCGTTCAACACGAACCACGGCGTTGTCCTGTTTGTGCTCATTCTCTGACTCCTCGCGATCCCGCTTGCCGAAGCGGTAGGATGGGCTTTGGCCCATGCGGCGGATATGGTATGGGCTAAAGCCCATCCTGCATGGCCATGGTAGCTCGGCGTGCGGTCGGTTGGAACCGGGGGATTTGCTCGATTTCGGTCAGTGAAACCCGCGAGGCAGGGCCGGATCGAGCAAGAACCTCTACGACGCGTTGTTCCGGCGGTAGCATAAAGGGATACAGAGCCGCAGGCCGGGCCGGGTAAGGAGGCATGAGCCATGCTGCGGAACATCAAGGGCTTGCGAGGTTTCACGATCGAGGCCAGCGACGGCCATATGGGCAAGGTCCACGACCTGCTGTTCGACGGGTGGACCTGGGCCGTCCGATACCTGGTCGTCGATACCGGATCGTGGTTGCCCGGATGCACGACCACTACGACCGCCCCCCATACTGGCCCTGACCTTCGGCGGGGATTCGTGCAATACGAGACGGTTCGCATCGGCGGGGTGCGGCAGGCGGTCAGGAGGCCGAGGCGATGGATTCGAGGTTTTCCCAGCGTTCGAAGGCTTGGGCGTGCTGGGTCTCGAGGTCGGCGAGGCGTTTCTTGGCGGCGACGACGCTGTCGGGATTGCGGTAGAACGCCGCGTCGGCCAGTTGGCTGTGCAATGCGTCCAACTCGCCTTCCAGCGACTCGATCAGCGCCGGCAGCGACTCCAATTCCCTGGATTCCTTGAACGAGAGCTTTCGCGGCTGGCCGGCCTTGCGGGCCTCCTTGTAGAGCTTCTTCTTGTCGACCTTCGGCTTCTCCAGTTCGGGCGGCTCCTGGCTCTCCTGCCGGCGCCAGTCGTTGTAGCCGCCGACGTATTCCTCGACCGCGCCGTTGCCCGTGAAGACCAGCGTATTGGTGACGACGTTGTCGAGAAACGCCCGGTCGTGACAGATCAGCAGCACCGTCCCCTGGAAATTGACCAGCAGCTCTTCGAGCAGTTCGAGCGTCTCGCTGTCCAGGTCGTTCGTCGGCTCGTCGAGGACCAGCAGATTGGCGGGCTTTGTGAAGAGTCGGGCCAGCAGCAGCCGGTTGCGTTCGCCGCCGGAGAGGTACCGGACGCGCGTCTTGGCCCGCTCCGGCGTAAACAGAAAGTCCTGGAGGTAGCCGATGATGTGCTTGCTCTTGCCGTCGATGGTCACGGTGCTCCCGTTGGGCAGCACGTTCTCCCAGACGGTCTTGTCCTCGTCGAGCTGCTGCCGCAGTTGATCGAAATACGTGACCGCCAGTTGCGTTCCCTGGCGGACCGCGCCCGTTTGCGGCGTCAGCTCGCCCAGCAGCAGCCGAACCAGTGTGGTCTTGCCGCACCCGTTGGGACCGATGATGCCGACCTTGTCGCCCCGCGCGATCAGAACGTCGAAATCCTCGATCAGCGGCTTGTCGTCGTAGCGGTAGCCGACGCCTTTGGCCTCCAGCACCATCGTGCCCGAGCCCTGGGCCTCGGTCAGCTTGAGCGTGGCGGTGCCGAGCTTCTCACGTCGCGCCCGACGCTCGGCACGCATCTTCAGTAGCGCTCGCACGCGACCTTCGTTAC
The sequence above is a segment of the Anaerobaca lacustris genome. Coding sequences within it:
- a CDS encoding neutral/alkaline non-lysosomal ceramidase N-terminal domain-containing protein encodes the protein MTGRTMGSVVALLFVASFCRDAAGAVRAGAARVDITPPTGVWLSGYAARDKPSDGVLDELYARALVVGDGSDTVALVAVDLLWVPLYMTSQIRDRVTSRTGIAGSNVMICASHTHFGPRIYRQTRLGPDAEDNRVDDAYAQVLARKIADAVFLAHKDLREARLGSGRTELAEVTYHRRPKNADGSVTMAFSLPDEVLATRQIVREPDGATRVTFRYPEGQPQRTFGPIDPEVWTLRVEDAEGKLLASMVNFACHAVSGSADPNGFYSISGDYPGETARVVERIEGGVCLFTSGAAGDIVPLRRGLAARRQIGRAVAGAAVRGLQLVPMSDTITVEARTMAVELPLKEEPAGNRIVETDADQGLLKTEIQLLRFGDVYLLGLPGEILVEIGLEIKRRSPVERLIVASLSNDVIGYVCHADAYDEGGYEPVAGSNLAKGAGELLIERALELIDAMQSQAKAGR
- a CDS encoding class II SORL domain-containing protein, whose product is MGNLGEHIQKADWKKEKHVPVIECPESVKANDIFQVKVTLGKEVAHPNTTEHHIRWITLYYHDEGGKFAHEVAHIEFNAHGESAEGPNQGPVYAHHEATATLKIAKPGVLHALAYCNIHGLWESSKPIAVS
- a CDS encoding carboxymuconolactone decarboxylase family protein, with the translated sequence MSTNRTTPWFVLNAPEIGQAFVEFRQVCQKGGVLDRKTKELLMLVMACASRSAYNAEEHVRGALEAGATKEEITEALMIAAGEDAGAQLAWNSQIVSKYLGNGKP
- a CDS encoding ATP-binding cassette domain-containing protein; the encoded protein is MALVSLHEISIAFGGPPLLDGVSLQIDKQQRIGLLGRNGAGKSTLMKILAGQVAPDAGAVQAESGLKIAYFSQTIPRDLSGSVFEIIARGLGQRGELMVRYHREESRLAAHPDPDHSRLHQLHEQLDAHRAWSVLEEIAAITTRMSLDPDWDYSALSGGQKRRVLLAAALVCEPDLLLLDEPTNHLDIDSIAWLEAYLLGMGKTLLFVTHDRMLLRRLATRIVEIDRGQVFDWSCDYDTFQQRKQAALEAQEKEWERFDKKLAQEEVWIRQGIKARRRRNEGRVRALLKMRAERRARREKLGTATLKLTEAQGSGTMVLEAKGVGYRYDDKPLIEDFDVLIARGDKVGIIGPNGCGKTTLVRLLLGELTPQTGAVRQGTQLAVTYFDQLRQQLDEDKTVWENVLPNGSTVTIDGKSKHIIGYLQDFLFTPERAKTRVRYLSGGERNRLLLARLFTKPANLLVLDEPTNDLDSETLELLEELLVNFQGTVLLICHDRAFLDNVVTNTLVFTGNGAVEEYVGGYNDWRRQESQEPPELEKPKVDKKKLYKEARKAGQPRKLSFKESRELESLPALIESLEGELDALHSQLADAAFYRNPDSVVAAKKRLADLETQHAQAFERWENLESIASAS